Part of the Halopenitus persicus genome is shown below.
TCAGCTCGGGCATGTACTCGATGAGCTGGAGCTGGAGCCCGTCGTTCCTCGCGACGTGGTCGACCATCCCCTCGACGTAGCCGGCGGTGTGCTCGAAGACGACCATGTTGAGCTTCACCGGGGCGAGTCCGGCGTCGAGGGCGGCCTCGACGCCCTCGATCACACGCTCGTAGGCGCCCGATTCGGTGATCTCCGCGAACGCCTCCTGGTCGAGCGCGTCCTGGGAGACGTTGACCCGGTCGAGGCCGGCCGCCTTCAGGTCCTCGGCGCGGCCCGGGAGGAACGTTCCGTTCGTCGTCATCGAGACCTCCATCGAGTCGGGGGTCCGGCGGATGATCTCCTCGAGGTCCTCCCGGAGCATCGGCTCGCCGCCGGTGAACTTCACCGAGTCGACGCCGTATCCCTCGACGACCTCCAGAAACCGGACGATGTCGTCGGCGGCCATTTCGTTCTCGCTCGGCTCCATCGGTCCGCGCGTGTCGCCGAGCCCCTCGTTGTGACAGTAGACGCAGTCGAAGTTACACCGGTCCGTGAGCGAGATCCGG
Proteins encoded:
- the moaA gene encoding GTP 3',8-cyclase MoaA, whose protein sequence is MPEPLSDDFGREVTGVRISLTDRCNFDCVYCHNEGLGDTRGPMEPSENEMAADDIVRFLEVVEGYGVDSVKFTGGEPMLREDLEEIIRRTPDSMEVSMTTNGTFLPGRAEDLKAAGLDRVNVSQDALDQEAFAEITESGAYERVIEGVEAALDAGLAPVKLNMVVFEHTAGYVEGMVDHVARNDGLQLQLIEYMPELTGKPEWNIDIDRVHDWLADIADRVEHREMHDRKRYYISDDGTAPDVDLDDGAVDPDHPDAGGTGMVEIVDPVENETFCANCGRVRVTHEGYLKGCLNRNDDLRSMGEMTREEIAETFEAVVANRVPYYGEYLVEGEDGEYELNEKYLATPSAD